A segment of the Hallerella succinigenes genome:
CGGGGTGGATTCCTTGTGGATAAATTGTTAAAAATGTGGATTTGTTACAAAAGGCTAGCAAAAGTATGGAAAGTGGCGGATTCTCGACCACAGGGCCGTTTTTTTAAAAAGGTTCTGGGACAAAATCATTGAAAAAATCTTATGCGTTTTTTTATATTTACGCATAAAAATAAAACTCAGATCATCCAAGAGGATAATATGGAATACAAGATTAAGGATATCAACCTGGCTATCGAAGGCCGTAAGGAACTCGATCTCGCCGAAACCGAAATGCCGGGCCTCATGGCTCTCCGCAAGGAATATGAAGGGAAAAAACCGCTCGCTGGAGCTCGCATCATGGGCAGCCTCCACATGACGGTGCAGACCGCTATCCTTATCGAAACTCTCGTTGACCTTGGCGCAGATGTTCGCTGGGTGAGCTGCAACATTTTCAGTACGCAGGATAACGCTGCTGCTGCAGTCGTCGTCGGTAAGAAGGGCTCGGTTGAAAATCCGCAGGGTGTTCCGGTGTTCGCTTGGAAAGGTGAATCCCTTGAAGACTATTGGGAAAATACCGCGCGCGCTCTCGTGTGGCCGGACGGCAAGACCGCCGACTTGATCGTGGACGACGGAGGCGATGCTACGATGCTCGTGACCTGTGGCGCCGAATTTGAAGATGCAGGCAAAGTGCCGGAATTCAACCCGGAAAAGGATTCCGAAGAATGGGGTGCCTTCCTCGCTACCTGCAAGAAGGTGTTCGACAAGGATCCGAAGCAGTGGACCCGCGCGCGAGAAGCTTTGAAGGGAGTTTCCGAAGAAACGACAACCGGTGTTCACCGTCTTTATCAGATGGCTCAGGCCAAACGTCTCAAGTTCCCGGCGATTAACGTGAACGATTCCGTCACTAAGTCCAAGTTCGATAACCTCTACGGCTGCCGTCATTCCTTGATCGATGGAATCAACCGTGCAACGGACGTGATGATGGCTGGCAAGATAGCTGTCGTCTGCGGTTACGGCGATGTGGGTAAGGGCTGCGCGCAGTCCCTCCGCGGTCAGGGCGCCCGCGTGATCATCACCGAAATCGACCCGATCTGCGCTCTCCAGGCTGCCATGGAAGGCTATGAAGTGAAGACCCTCGACGAAGTCGTGAGCATGGCCGACATCTTTGTGACCACCACCGGTAACACCGGCATCATCAGCGCATCACAGATGAGCAAGATGAAGCACCGCGCCATCGTCGGTAACATCGGCCACTTCGACAACGAAATCGACATGGCTGGCCTCAAGAAGGTTCCAGGCATTGTTCGCAACGAAATCAAGCCGCAGTATGATGAATGGATTTTCCCGGATGGCCACAGCATTCTCGTTCTCGCGGAAGGTCGCTTGCTGAACCTCGGCTGCGCTACCGGTCACCCGAGCTTTGTGATGAGTGCAAGCTTCACGAACCAGACGATTGCGCAGGTGGACCTCTGGCTTTCCGCAACGGGCAAGCAGACGGTTTCCGGTCTCAAGTATGAAACCGGTGTCGTGTACACGCTCCCGAAGATCCTCGACGAGAAGGTCGCACGCCTGCACCTTGAAAAACTCGGTGTTCACCTGACGAAGCTTTCTCAGGCCCAGGCCGACTACATCGGCGTGCCTGTGGAAGGTCCGTACAAGGCAGATCACTACAGATATTAGTGATTAGTGGTTGGTGGTTAGTGGTTAGGAATAACTGCCAACCGCGCGATTGTCATCCCGGCCCCAGTGCCGGAATCACCTTTAAAAAATTTCCCCGTGCAATTAAAATGCGCGGGGAGTTTTTTTAGGGCGAAGAATCGACAAAATGTCATTTTATCGCCCTGAAGTCATTCAATTGTCATCTCAAAAATTAATGTTTATCAAGTCATTCAATCATTGAATTGCCGTTTTTTCTTTCCAGCAATAAATTCTCTGATAAGCAGGTATTTTCAATGTTTTATCAACTAGTACCTGTTTTAATGATAACTGTTCTAATTCAACTGATTCTTTTGTACTCATTTCACCCTCTTGCTATATTTGTTAATTCGAATAATCCTCTCAAACCTCTGTCAACAAAAATCCCATGTACATGGGCAGCGTGAGCGTTTCACCGTTGCGACCGACATTGTAGTCGCCCAGTTTCAGGGCTTGTTCCACATGGTATTTTTCTTTGTTCTTGAGCACGGTCCGCATGGATTTGGCATTCCCGTTTCGAGCCTTGCATTCTACCGGCGTACATTTGCCGCGGTAGCGCATGACAAAATCAAGTTCGACTCCGCTGTCCTTATGATAGTAATAAAGCTTGCGTCCCATCTTGCCAAATATGTCGGCAATCAGGTTTTCAAAAATGGCTCCCTTGTAACCAAGCAAGTCGCCGCTCAGAATGCTCGACTGCGTTCCATCTTCGAGCATAGAAATCAGCAGCCCGATATCAGCCATATAAACCTTGAACTCGCTTGGAATCTTGCTGCCGTCTAAAGGCAGTTCTGTCTTTTCAATATTATAGCAACGCCGGATGATTCCCGCGTCCTCGATCCATTGCAGGCTTCCGGCGTAATCACGCCCACGACCGCCCTTCTTTACAACGCTATACGAAAATTTTTTGTATTCACGCGCAAGTTGCGAGGGGATTGATTCAAAGCATTCGCGAATACGCGCCTTGTCCTCTTTCGCGGCATACTTGACCATGTCGGCCTTGTATTCGTCAACAATCCGCTTTTGTATGGCTAGTGCCTTGCCAACTAGCCCGCTTTCTAAAAATGTTGTCACCACTTCCGGCATGCCGCCGACAATCACATACTGGTTGAGCAGTTCCCTGAATCGATCGTGAATCGCTACATCAACAGGCGTTTCACTTTGCAGACATTCCTTGAGGTAATCGAAATGCATCGGCTTGATTCCGTTAGCCCAGAGCCATTCCTCAAAATCCATCGGGAACATTTCGACAATGTGTTCGAAACCCACCGGGATAGATGACTCCTGTTCACCCCCCTTCTCGTCTTTTGTCTTGTAGCCATGCACTCCAAGTAGCGAGCCCGTACACATCACCTCGTATTGACCGTCCAGAAAAAAATACTTGAGGGAACTGCGGGCCAGCGGGCAATCCTGAATTTCGTCAAACACAAAGCACGTTTCATGGGGCACGATTTCTGCCGCAGGGAGCGCTGCAGAAATGCGCATGATGATAGACGCTACGGAAACATTGGGTTCGAAGAATTTCTTGTAATCCGGGTGCTCCCGAAAATCCAGGTACACCACGTGCTTGAAATGACTTTCCGCAAAAGCCCTAATGCTGCTGGTTTTGCCACACTGGCGAACCCCTTTTACCACAAGGGGCTTGTGCTTCGGTTCGTCCAGCCAGTTTTCCAGAATTTGGTCAATTTTTCTCTTAAACACGTTTTCCTGCCCAATTTTTTTATAAACATACACGTTTTCCTGCCCAATTTTCAAGAAAATTGCACATTTTTACAAAAAACTATTTACTGAGTGTTTTTGCGGCATTTGATCAGGCGTTTTACCCCCCACTCCTCAAAAACATTCCACCCACTTGCCGCGGGCGAGGGCGTGAATGGGTCCGGGCATTCGGCTGCCTTCCAGCGCCCAGAACACGAGGTAGCTCGATGCGAGGTCGACCATGTGCATGCAGTACCTGGCAGTCGCGAGGTTGTGCCGTTCGCGGGTTGTTCTTTGTGCCGAAGACGATGCGTTTCATCACAAATTCTTCATTTGTAAACTTAAATTTACCCAAAATGGGGGGTATTATTAAATTTACATTCATTGAGGAAACGTACTTATCCACAAAAATCAGCGATGAGGAAAATAAACATGCCGATGATGCGTGACACTCGAATTGCCTTCCCTTTAGTTTCTCTTGCTTGCGCGGCGGGGCTTGCCGTATTCGGCTGCGGAGGGGATTCCGGCAGCGGTCCTAGCGCTGCTCAAAATGATGTGTGTTCTGTAACCAAGACGACAAATTCGGTTACCGTAAAAACATCTGTCGATGGAGCATCGGTCACTACCGTCTACGTGTTTGACACGGAAGGCAATATGGCGTCTCAAACGACCGTTTCGGATTATTCCGCCATGGGTGACGAGACAACTGCTAAGGCTGTTTGTGAAGCGAACGGTTCCGTGGAAGGCTTTACGGCGACTTTTGAAAATGGCCTGTGCACGGTGGTTCAGAAGGTGGGCCTTTCTGGTTCGCTTGAAGATATTTATGAAGCGCAGAACTCTGCTTGCGAGGCGGCAAATGAAGTGGCGAAATCGTCTAGCAGTTCTATCGGCGGTCTTTTAGGAAAAAGTAGTTCTTCTGCAGAAGAAACGACTTTGACCGAAGTCGATGATTTGGACGCATTGATGGAAATCGAGTGCGCTGACAATGTGCTTGGCAACAAGGTTTTTGTGAAGTCTAAAGAGAAGGATTATATCTGCGCAAGTTATGTAAGCTCGGGCATGTCCTTTACGCTTTGGCTTCCCACGATTGATGACATCAAGAAAGCTCCGACGTGTACTGCGGAACTGATTCTTGGTGACGATGATGCGACCTATTACTCGGAAAAGGACAATGCCGTTTATGCCTGCGTCTTGGATATTACGGATCCTTACAATTATGACGACGCAGAATATGTCTGGAAAAAATATGGCTCATTAGATGTTTCGAGCAGCTCATCGGCGGTCTCGTCTTCTTCTAAAAATTCGAGTGAGGTTTCGTCGAGTTCGGTGGCTGTAGTTTCTTCCTCTTCTGCGACAAAGGAAAAGGTGGTGACTTTTAAGGATGGTATCATTTGGGAACCGTCTTATCAGTCTCGCGCGAGAACGTTCTTTAATACGGTTGATGAATACAACTTCTTGGACAGCAACTCTGCAACTGGCGATAGTTCGGGCTGGTGGTTCAAATATTTGGATGCGGCAGATGGCGGAATTTCGACTGCGGTAGGAATTTTTGGATCTACGGCGCTCGACCTTTCGATTACGCTGGAATATATTAACTGGTATGTCGCTTATGATGGCTCGTATTATTACAACGCTCCGGATCCGTATCCGTATGCGGGCTTTGGATTTAATTGGTCTACCGATGGTGAAAATGAAAGTGTGGATCTTTCGGATTGGACGGGCATTTGCCTGACGTATGAATCGACTAAATCTTTTGAAGTCGCGATTCCGGCTGTGGGCGATGGAGACTTCTCTTATTACTATCCAGTCACTTACAGTTCGTCGCCCAAGACGATCGATATCCCGTTCTCCAGTTTAACGCGTTCTAAATATGCGACGACGAGCTTCTCTAGGTCCAGTGCGCTTAAGAATGCCACAGCTTTGCACATCAAGTATACAAATGACGAAACAAAGGTGGAATGTGACAGAACCTATTATTCGGCAAGTGAATGCCGCTATTACTTCAATTCGTATTCCAATTCCATCCAGATTTATAGAATTGGAAAGTATGGTACTTGCAACGATACCGGAACGATTCTTTAACGATCGTCAAATGTGAAAATGAATGCGTCCGGGCCTGTTTGGCTCGGACATTTTTTGATTGGGGTGTTAGCTAGAAAATATTCATTAACAGCCAAATCTTCCTATGATTTTATTCAGTATTTAGACACTAGCAGTTTGACTGAAAATGCTTTAAAATCTGTGCAAAGATACGAGTCCATTGCTGAGTGTCCTAGCCGAGCTAAAAGAACTTGATAAAATTAAGTGCTATTGCCGATTCCAATGCCTCATCGTATCCGTCGTTGACGCCTCCATCGTGGAGGCCCCGCGCCAGCGTGCACGACAGCAACGTATACGGCAAGCTCGCCAAGGGCGACAAGAACGAAATGAAGTGTGCCCAGCCCGCGTAGCGGCGGCCCTCCGGGGCAAACACCGGGCGGAAACGCCCGGGAACCGGGGTCGAAAAGACCCGTCGAACGGCTAAGTTACGAATCAATCGACATTAAAATGCCGGAATGACGGCGTTCTATGCTATTTTTAGGGGTGGCCTTAAGATAAACGCCTATGAAAAAATCCTCCTGATGGCGATTTGCCTTTTTCTTCTCTTGCCTTTCGGAATCCAGTTCAAGAAAAGCTTGGACGAAAACAAGAAAATTGAAATCCACAACCAACGCGTGAAAAATGCACAGGAATGTATGGATGTCAGACAATGGAAATGCGCCGAAAATTCCTCCTGCAAAAATCCAGACAGCTGATCCGCGAAAATCAAGAGCTGGGCATTGAAAATTCGGGACATTTCCGTTTGGAATTCGAAGGCAACCCGACACGGATGGATGTGATGGAAGCCCTTTCCGTTTTGGAAGTCGCCTAAAAGCCCGGAATACCAGGGAATCGGTTTGCGCCCCGATTTGATTCTTTTTGGGGGCGACTTGGCGGACATTTCCGATTCGGCGCTGGATGCCGCCGGTTACGATTCGCTGTTTCGCCGGTTGACTTCCGCAGCTAAAGCGGGGGCATTCGCCGTCGTGGGAAATCACGAAGCCTTTATGGAAAGAAACGGTTCGAATCCCGTGCAATGGATGCAAAAAAACGGCATGGCCGTTCTAAACGACGAAACGGTTTGCACGCCTCTCGCCTGCATAACGGGCAGGACGGATTTTCAAATGGCGCGCGCCCGCGACATTCCCCGGAAAAATCTGGAGGAGATGCTCCCCACGGATACGAGCCTTCCCTGGATTTTGCTAGACCATCAACCCAGAGGGATTGAAAAAGATTATTCCGGAGCGCTTCCGGACTTGGCGCTTTCCGGACACACCCACAACGGGCAATTTTTCCCGGGAACGGCGATTATCCACCTCGTGTGGGAACATGCTTACGGGCCGGGAAAACTCGACGGCATCCCGTGGCTAGTTTCCTCGGGTTTGGGTTCCTGGGGGCCGCCCGTGCGCATCGGCAGCGATACCGAATTCTGGATAATCCGATTCCAAGCGGAAAGCGATTGATTATTCCATCAAATCCCGGTGGATTTTCGCTGCGGTTTCACGCCCGGTGCGAATGGCAAGCACGACCGTTTTAGGGCCATACAGGGCGTCTCCGCCGACATAAACTTTCTTTTTGGATTCTTCGCTGGCGGATTCCAGCACATCCGGTGCCGTTTTGCTGCCAATCGCCATCACGACCGTATCGCAGTCGATGACCTCCGACGCGCCTTCTACTTTAACCGGAGTCGGGCGGCCTTTTTCATCCGGCTCGCCCAAAGTGAACACGTCCAGTCTGGCGCCCTTCACTCGCCCTTCTTCATCGGCAATCAATTCGCAGGGGTTGCGGAGTTCCACAATTTGCACCCCCTCGCTTGTCGCATCGAGAACCTCCGCACGGCAGGCCGGCATTTCATTCCGGGTGCGGCGATAGACCAAACGAACCGTTTCCGCTCCCAGACGATACGCCATGCGGGTCGCATCCATCGCCACATTGCCGCCACCGACGACAATGACGTTCTTGCCGGAAGAGAGCTCCGCCCCGCGATTCGCCCGTTCCAAATAATCCTTGGCG
Coding sequences within it:
- the ahcY gene encoding adenosylhomocysteinase, yielding MEYKIKDINLAIEGRKELDLAETEMPGLMALRKEYEGKKPLAGARIMGSLHMTVQTAILIETLVDLGADVRWVSCNIFSTQDNAAAAVVVGKKGSVENPQGVPVFAWKGESLEDYWENTARALVWPDGKTADLIVDDGGDATMLVTCGAEFEDAGKVPEFNPEKDSEEWGAFLATCKKVFDKDPKQWTRAREALKGVSEETTTGVHRLYQMAQAKRLKFPAINVNDSVTKSKFDNLYGCRHSLIDGINRATDVMMAGKIAVVCGYGDVGKGCAQSLRGQGARVIITEIDPICALQAAMEGYEVKTLDEVVSMADIFVTTTGNTGIISASQMSKMKHRAIVGNIGHFDNEIDMAGLKKVPGIVRNEIKPQYDEWIFPDGHSILVLAEGRLLNLGCATGHPSFVMSASFTNQTIAQVDLWLSATGKQTVSGLKYETGVVYTLPKILDEKVARLHLEKLGVHLTKLSQAQADYIGVPVEGPYKADHYRY
- a CDS encoding ATP-binding protein, which encodes MFKRKIDQILENWLDEPKHKPLVVKGVRQCGKTSSIRAFAESHFKHVVYLDFREHPDYKKFFEPNVSVASIIMRISAALPAAEIVPHETCFVFDEIQDCPLARSSLKYFFLDGQYEVMCTGSLLGVHGYKTKDEKGGEQESSIPVGFEHIVEMFPMDFEEWLWANGIKPMHFDYLKECLQSETPVDVAIHDRFRELLNQYVIVGGMPEVVTTFLESGLVGKALAIQKRIVDEYKADMVKYAAKEDKARIRECFESIPSQLAREYKKFSYSVVKKGGRGRDYAGSLQWIEDAGIIRRCYNIEKTELPLDGSKIPSEFKVYMADIGLLISMLEDGTQSSILSGDLLGYKGAIFENLIADIFGKMGRKLYYYHKDSGVELDFVMRYRGKCTPVECKARNGNAKSMRTVLKNKEKYHVEQALKLGDYNVGRNGETLTLPMYMGFLLTEV
- a CDS encoding metallophosphoesterase, translated to MRPDLILFGGDLADISDSALDAAGYDSLFRRLTSAAKAGAFAVVGNHEAFMERNGSNPVQWMQKNGMAVLNDETVCTPLACITGRTDFQMARARDIPRKNLEEMLPTDTSLPWILLDHQPRGIEKDYSGALPDLALSGHTHNGQFFPGTAIIHLVWEHAYGPGKLDGIPWLVSSGLGSWGPPVRIGSDTEFWIIRFQAESD